The following proteins come from a genomic window of Nautilia profundicola AmH:
- a CDS encoding pyridoxine 5'-phosphate synthase translates to MKLGVNIDHIATIRNARQINEPDPLMALQILKEAGADQVTIHLREDRRHITDFDAGRICQNSFLPVNMECSINPEIIDIICSLKPHRATLVPEKREEVTTEGGLDIIKFEKEIKNAIEKLHNNDIEVSLFIDPDFEQITKSAEVGAEMIELHTGKYANLHLALNTNINSTPFKVFENMDRKTLKKELELELKLLKDATILGNELGLEVAAGHGLNYQNVKPVADIEGIVELNIGHSIIANSVFLGLKQAIIQMRELING, encoded by the coding sequence ATGAAACTCGGAGTAAACATAGATCATATTGCTACAATCAGAAACGCAAGACAGATTAACGAGCCCGATCCTTTAATGGCACTTCAGATTTTAAAAGAGGCCGGAGCAGACCAGGTCACAATACATCTTAGGGAAGACAGACGCCACATTACAGACTTTGACGCTGGGAGAATCTGTCAAAACAGTTTCCTTCCCGTAAATATGGAATGCTCAATAAATCCCGAAATCATTGATATAATCTGTAGCCTAAAACCGCATCGTGCCACTCTTGTTCCGGAAAAAAGAGAAGAAGTAACAACCGAAGGAGGACTTGATATTATCAAGTTCGAAAAAGAAATAAAAAACGCAATTGAAAAACTACACAATAACGATATTGAAGTTTCTCTTTTTATCGATCCCGATTTTGAACAGATAACCAAATCTGCCGAAGTCGGTGCCGAAATGATAGAGCTCCATACAGGAAAATACGCAAATTTACATTTAGCACTCAATACAAATATAAACAGCACTCCATTTAAAGTTTTTGAAAACATGGACAGAAAAACACTGAAAAAAGAGCTTGAACTTGAACTAAAACTGCTTAAAGACGCAACAATACTCGGAAACGAACTCGGGCTTGAAGTAGCAGCAGGTCATGGGCTTAATTACCAAAACGTAAAACCGGTAGCCGATATAGAAGGCATAGTAGAGCTTAACATCGGGCACAGTATCATTGCAAATTCCGTATTTTTAGGACTTAAACAGGCGATTATTCAAATGAGAGAACTGATTAATGGATAG
- a CDS encoding HesA/MoeB/ThiF family protein, which yields MYRRQIEVLGENNQLLLSQKKVLIVGCGGLGNIIATTLGCIGLEKIYLVDYDEIEIHNIHRQFQFRRDDVGKKKADVLAERIGRCGTEVEVIHGYFDENMDLNVDVIFDATDNFEVRKKIDLFSKKRDIPWIYASVEEWHGQVGVFKTTSFEIFATKKHEVKGQLPPMVNLIGSLSSMLGLKTLINQQDEILYYIDFREDLDIKKFRF from the coding sequence ATGTATAGAAGACAGATAGAAGTACTCGGAGAAAACAATCAGCTTTTACTCTCCCAAAAAAAAGTACTTATTGTCGGATGCGGAGGACTTGGAAACATTATCGCCACTACGCTCGGATGTATAGGACTTGAAAAGATATATCTTGTAGATTACGACGAAATTGAAATTCATAATATACACAGACAGTTTCAGTTTAGAAGAGATGATGTAGGAAAGAAAAAGGCTGATGTCCTTGCCGAAAGAATTGGCAGATGCGGTACTGAAGTGGAAGTTATACACGGATATTTTGATGAAAATATGGATTTGAATGTGGATGTCATATTTGACGCAACGGATAATTTTGAAGTGAGAAAAAAAATAGATCTTTTTTCTAAAAAAAGAGACATTCCCTGGATATACGCAAGCGTGGAAGAGTGGCACGGACAGGTTGGTGTGTTTAAAACCACTTCTTTTGAAATATTCGCCACCAAAAAACATGAAGTCAAAGGTCAGCTTCCTCCGATGGTTAACCTAATCGGATCATTATCTTCAATGCTCGGACTTAAAACATTGATAAATCAACAGGATGAAATATTATATTATATTGATTTCAGGGAAGATTTGGATATTAAGAAGTTTAGGTTTTAA
- the rpiB gene encoding ribose 5-phosphate isomerase B, translated as MKYFIGTDHAGYEIKPFVIEYLQKKGIEVEDLGTYSTDSVDYPDYAHKVAEAVLANPGTMGILICGSGIGMSLAANKHKGIRAALCHDHYTAKMARLHNNANILCFGARIVGLGVVESILDAWLDTEFEGGRHQRRVEKIDI; from the coding sequence ATGAAGTATTTTATCGGAACCGATCACGCTGGTTATGAAATAAAACCTTTCGTAATAGAGTATTTACAAAAAAAGGGAATAGAAGTAGAAGATTTGGGGACTTATTCTACGGACAGTGTCGATTATCCCGATTATGCTCATAAAGTAGCTGAAGCAGTATTGGCAAACCCTGGAACAATGGGAATATTGATTTGCGGTAGCGGAATTGGAATGAGTCTTGCTGCTAATAAGCATAAAGGTATCCGTGCAGCTCTTTGTCATGATCACTATACGGCAAAAATGGCAAGACTGCACAATAATGCGAATATTTTATGTTTCGGTGCGAGAATAGTGGGTCTTGGAGTGGTTGAATCAATACTTGACGCATGGCTTGATACGGAGTTTGAAGGCGGAAGACACCAAAGAAGGGTAGAAAAAATTGATATTTAA
- a CDS encoding TatD family hydrolase has protein sequence MIIDTHTHLDNQKFIDDVDDVIKRAKEHGVGKFIIPAADPADLPRAIELADKYDEVYFAVGFHPVDIDKYDEKLITCFINHPKCVAVGEIGLDYHWVKEEEKRQKQIEMFHRQIELAKEYNKPIIVHIREATEDSLKVLEEHPEINGVLHCYNAAEQLLKLKDRFYYGIGGVITFKNAKKLINVFPKIPKNRVVIETDAPYLTPHPFRGKRNEPMYTIYVRDKIAELWNMDPKEVEEITTKNAKELFNI, from the coding sequence ATGATAATAGATACTCATACACATTTAGATAATCAAAAATTTATCGATGATGTCGATGATGTCATAAAAAGAGCAAAAGAGCACGGTGTTGGAAAATTTATTATTCCGGCTGCGGATCCAGCTGATTTACCAAGGGCGATAGAGCTGGCGGATAAGTACGACGAAGTTTATTTTGCGGTAGGATTCCATCCGGTGGATATAGATAAATATGACGAAAAACTGATTACATGTTTTATAAACCATCCAAAATGTGTGGCGGTAGGTGAAATAGGTCTTGATTATCACTGGGTAAAAGAAGAGGAGAAACGTCAAAAACAAATAGAGATGTTTCACAGACAAATAGAACTTGCAAAAGAGTATAATAAACCTATAATAGTACATATAAGAGAAGCAACGGAAGACAGTCTGAAAGTCCTTGAAGAACATCCGGAAATCAACGGTGTACTTCATTGTTATAATGCGGCAGAGCAGCTTTTGAAACTAAAAGACAGGTTTTATTACGGAATAGGCGGGGTTATTACATTTAAAAACGCTAAAAAGCTTATAAATGTATTTCCTAAGATTCCGAAAAACAGAGTTGTTATAGAAACCGATGCACCGTATCTTACGCCGCATCCTTTCAGAGGAAAAAGAAACGAACCAATGTATACGATATACGTAAGAGACAAAATAGCCGAACTTTGGAATATGGATCCTAAAGAAGTGGAAGAAATTACGACAAAAAACGCAAAGGAATTATTTAACATATGA
- a CDS encoding membrane protein yields the protein MIFNWIFLTTVIVVILFLTFRMFYYKHLWEKAEERRKQLKSNLLDAEILIKKYQIQLQRSLGNLELLDDEVTKLKNDLKSVKSRNAQMRTENEQLKRKIRELENKIEALL from the coding sequence TTGATATTTAACTGGATTTTTTTAACAACGGTTATCGTTGTTATTCTTTTTTTGACTTTTAGGATGTTTTATTATAAACATTTATGGGAAAAAGCCGAAGAGAGAAGAAAACAGCTTAAAAGTAATTTGCTTGATGCTGAAATATTAATTAAAAAATACCAAATACAGCTTCAAAGATCTTTAGGTAACTTAGAGCTTTTGGATGATGAAGTTACAAAGCTTAAAAACGATCTTAAATCAGTAAAAAGCAGAAATGCTCAAATGAGAACCGAAAACGAGCAGCTTAAAAGAAAAATCAGAGAGCTTGAAAACAAAATCGAAGCTCTACTCTAA
- a CDS encoding malic enzyme-like NAD(P)-binding protein, whose amino-acid sequence MSKPMFTKEEALEYHAKPVPGKIAIEVTKPVRDSRDLSIAYSPGVAVPCLEIDKDENLAYEYTNKANLVAVVSDSTAVLGLGTLKPVAGKPVMEGKAVLFKKFAFIDSYDIMLKERDPEKIVEIVEAISPTFGGINLEDIKAPKCFDIEKDAQARCDIPVFHDDQHGTAIISSAAIINWCKLEGKKLEDLRVVVIGAGAAGLAAAEMYKALGIKNMVLTDSRGPVTTKRDDLNKYKQPWAIDEDLETLADALKGADVVVGNSVADCITQEMVKTLAPNALLLTLANPDPEIKPELALEVRPDLYIGTGRSDYPNQVNNVLGFPFIFRGALDTHAKAVNMEMKIAAAKALADLAEKPVPQYVKDAYNGADLKFGKDYILPKPFDRRVFVDESVAVARAALESGVARIKVDNIDKWVEGYKQHLINMLKEKEGIDYEAK is encoded by the coding sequence ATGTCAAAACCAATGTTTACAAAAGAAGAGGCGTTAGAATATCACGCTAAACCTGTCCCTGGTAAAATTGCAATTGAAGTAACAAAACCAGTAAGAGACAGTAGAGACCTTTCAATTGCTTACTCTCCAGGTGTTGCAGTTCCTTGTCTTGAAATCGACAAAGACGAAAACCTTGCATATGAATATACAAACAAAGCAAATCTTGTAGCTGTTGTATCTGATTCAACTGCAGTACTTGGACTTGGAACTCTTAAACCTGTTGCAGGTAAGCCTGTTATGGAAGGAAAAGCGGTATTATTCAAAAAATTCGCATTTATCGATTCATATGACATTATGTTAAAAGAAAGAGATCCTGAAAAAATCGTTGAAATCGTAGAAGCAATTTCTCCGACATTCGGTGGAATCAACCTTGAAGATATTAAAGCTCCTAAATGTTTCGATATTGAAAAAGACGCTCAGGCAAGATGTGACATTCCTGTATTCCACGACGACCAACACGGTACTGCGATTATTTCATCTGCGGCAATTATCAACTGGTGCAAACTTGAAGGTAAAAAACTTGAAGACTTAAGAGTTGTTGTAATCGGTGCGGGTGCTGCAGGTCTTGCTGCTGCTGAAATGTACAAAGCTCTTGGAATTAAAAATATGGTACTAACTGACAGTAGAGGTCCTGTTACTACAAAAAGAGACGACTTAAACAAATATAAACAACCATGGGCTATCGATGAAGATCTTGAAACTTTAGCTGACGCACTAAAAGGTGCCGATGTTGTAGTTGGTAACTCAGTAGCTGATTGTATCACTCAGGAAATGGTTAAAACTCTTGCTCCAAACGCATTACTTTTAACTCTTGCAAACCCGGATCCGGAAATCAAACCAGAACTTGCTCTTGAAGTAAGACCAGATCTTTACATCGGTACAGGTAGAAGTGATTACCCTAACCAAGTTAACAACGTTTTAGGATTCCCGTTCATCTTTAGAGGTGCGCTTGATACTCACGCAAAAGCTGTAAATATGGAAATGAAAATCGCAGCTGCAAAAGCACTTGCTGACCTTGCTGAAAAACCGGTTCCTCAATACGTAAAAGACGCTTACAACGGAGCGGATCTAAAATTCGGTAAAGACTACATCCTTCCAAAACCGTTCGACAGAAGAGTTTTCGTAGACGAATCTGTTGCAGTTGCAAGAGCTGCACTTGAGAGCGGTGTTGCAAGAATCAAAGTTGACAACATCGACAAATGGGTAGAAGGATACAAACAACACCTTATCAACATGCTTAAAGAAAAAGAAGGAATCGATTACGAAGCTAAATAA
- a CDS encoding KAP family P-loop domain protein yields MEKEFDVCDKNYNQNIENYLLQYCNYENSLNFAVLIKGKWGSGKTFFIKNFIENKKKEIKFIYVSLFGLSNIDEVSEKIFEAFHPILSSKQMKFFSAVAQGAIKFGLRVDLENLISLDKVFKQELEKYVDIKIDENVLIKNIFSWKKTNKNDEIINKNKIVFVFDDLERSLIDTKQSLALINDFVEQKDLKVILLCNEEEIEDKKIYNKFKEKVIGKEFEISFDFKEVYFSFIEIVEGENNKKFLKKYHLLIKDIFNKLKINNLRILQQTFVEFELFANNISKKYLDNEEFMKVLILHFFAFVMYYKKSNSLEELQKIESGFYKEGEENRSIFQKKLNISFGILFGISFWKKFLKEGYLNNLELNKYVENTVFFKSESKPDWVKLWHYWELDEEEFDNLLSKIKKQFFNCDIKFENFYIFLHVIGIIIFFMENEIINDINEKYIIKQIYKCIEKFKKNNYWTEKKFDIWNNPTGLGYLSENSELFDKIIDIFINEINEIERNKKNKQKIKDLENIVLNLKENKKEKVFQVLKKYESDSFFDLFSENQIDSLIKLPSNSLFLLNHIIYKRYISNYLDKNLCKYYLKELSFLRNFQDKITEHNITKLINFKQLAFKTLLENIRNAIEKLEKCKNEIS; encoded by the coding sequence ATGGAAAAGGAGTTTGATGTGTGTGATAAAAATTATAATCAAAATATTGAAAATTATTTATTGCAATATTGTAATTACGAAAATTCATTAAATTTTGCTGTATTAATTAAAGGAAAATGGGGATCAGGTAAAACATTTTTTATAAAAAATTTTATTGAAAACAAAAAAAAAGAAATTAAATTTATTTATGTTTCTCTTTTTGGATTATCAAATATTGATGAAGTAAGTGAAAAAATTTTTGAAGCATTTCATCCAATTTTGTCATCTAAACAAATGAAGTTTTTTTCTGCAGTTGCACAAGGGGCAATTAAATTTGGTTTGAGAGTTGATTTAGAAAATCTAATTTCATTAGATAAAGTGTTTAAACAAGAACTCGAAAAATATGTTGATATAAAAATTGATGAAAATGTTCTAATTAAAAATATTTTCTCATGGAAAAAAACTAACAAAAATGATGAAATTATTAATAAAAATAAAATTGTATTTGTATTTGATGATTTAGAAAGAAGTTTAATTGACACAAAACAGTCTTTAGCTTTAATTAATGATTTTGTAGAACAAAAAGATTTAAAAGTGATATTGTTATGTAATGAAGAAGAAATTGAAGATAAAAAAATCTATAATAAATTTAAAGAAAAAGTTATAGGTAAAGAGTTTGAAATTAGTTTTGATTTTAAAGAAGTATATTTTTCATTTATAGAGATAGTGGAAGGTGAAAATAATAAAAAATTTTTAAAAAAATATCATTTATTAATTAAAGATATTTTTAATAAATTAAAAATTAATAATTTAAGGATTTTACAACAAACTTTTGTTGAGTTTGAATTGTTTGCAAATAATATATCTAAAAAATATTTAGATAATGAAGAATTTATGAAAGTTTTAATTTTACATTTTTTTGCTTTTGTAATGTACTATAAGAAAAGCAATTCTTTAGAAGAATTGCAAAAAATTGAAAGTGGTTTTTATAAAGAAGGCGAGGAAAATAGATCTATTTTTCAGAAAAAGTTAAATATTTCTTTTGGTATTCTTTTTGGGATTTCATTTTGGAAAAAATTTTTAAAAGAAGGTTATTTAAATAATTTGGAATTAAATAAATATGTTGAGAATACGGTTTTTTTTAAAAGTGAATCAAAACCTGATTGGGTTAAATTGTGGCATTATTGGGAATTAGATGAAGAAGAGTTTGATAATTTATTATCAAAAATAAAAAAACAGTTTTTTAATTGTGATATTAAATTTGAAAATTTTTATATATTTTTACATGTTATTGGTATTATTATATTTTTTATGGAAAATGAAATTATTAATGATATTAATGAAAAATATATAATAAAACAAATATATAAATGTATTGAAAAATTTAAAAAAAACAATTATTGGACAGAAAAAAAATTTGATATTTGGAATAATCCAACTGGTTTAGGTTATTTATCTGAAAACAGTGAGCTTTTTGATAAAATAATTGACATATTTATAAATGAAATAAATGAAATTGAACGAAATAAAAAAAATAAGCAAAAAATAAAAGACTTAGAAAATATTGTATTAAATTTAAAGGAAAATAAAAAAGAAAAAGTTTTTCAAGTCTTAAAAAAATATGAAAGCGATTCTTTTTTTGACCTTTTTAGTGAAAATCAAATTGATAGTTTAATAAAATTACCATCAAATTCTTTATTTCTTTTAAATCATATAATATATAAAAGATATATTTCTAATTATTTAGATAAAAATCTATGTAAATATTATTTAAAAGAATTATCTTTTTTAAGAAATTTTCAAGACAAAATTACAGAACATAATATAACTAAATTAATTAATTTTAAACAATTAGCATTTAAAACATTATTAGAAAATATAAGAAATGCTATTGAAAAATTAGAAAAATGTAAAAATGAAATCTCATAA
- a CDS encoding lytic transglycosylase domain-containing protein — protein sequence MKKILLLFLSIMFLFADILNNKNLEVLNALNINEGFIENRGLQKLYKIYSKKKKEYFLNVLENGYDYLPLIKQSILKSDVPKELISVAMAESYLTTSAKSHKKAIGLWQFMPRTAKRYGLKIDEYVDERKDPIKSTEAAVEYLSYLHKFFGKWYLAIMAYNAGEARIVEAVVRAKIDKLCSSMGKRKCKKDKTIEQYRQIVRDYQRRGRYAFGKLYKLYKKLNNIPINLSELMKFQKGLSRQYLPKETRRYILKILAMSFLFNSDDFIQYTNAYLLNSGVISDLKPVEVPPGTSLYYVSKILNVPYREIRKYNLHLNYSFSPPYKYYIYIPYKKLAEFKLKFHPKRFFMVYKVKKGDTLSKIASKYDTKVRIIKDFNKIGRFLRIGQKLVIPLNSIYVKYKVKKGDSLRKIAREFGIDYKKLIKVNELKNTTIRVGQILKVPQGLK from the coding sequence ATGAAAAAGATACTTTTATTATTTTTATCAATAATGTTTTTGTTTGCCGATATTTTAAACAATAAAAATTTAGAAGTATTGAACGCACTTAATATTAATGAAGGTTTTATTGAAAATAGAGGTTTACAAAAACTATATAAAATATACTCGAAAAAGAAAAAAGAGTATTTTTTAAATGTATTAGAAAACGGATACGATTATTTGCCGCTTATTAAACAGTCTATTTTAAAAAGCGACGTTCCAAAAGAGCTGATTTCAGTGGCTATGGCCGAGAGTTACTTAACGACATCGGCCAAATCGCATAAAAAAGCGATAGGTTTATGGCAGTTTATGCCAAGAACAGCAAAAAGATACGGACTTAAGATCGATGAATATGTAGATGAAAGAAAAGATCCGATAAAATCAACTGAAGCTGCAGTTGAGTATCTTAGCTATTTACATAAGTTTTTTGGAAAATGGTATTTGGCGATTATGGCGTATAATGCCGGTGAGGCGAGAATTGTTGAAGCTGTCGTAAGGGCTAAGATTGATAAATTATGTAGTAGCATGGGTAAAAGAAAATGTAAAAAAGATAAAACTATAGAACAATACAGACAAATTGTCAGGGATTATCAAAGAAGGGGCAGATACGCTTTCGGGAAACTTTATAAACTCTATAAAAAATTAAACAATATCCCAATTAATCTTAGTGAACTAATGAAGTTTCAAAAAGGTCTTTCAAGACAATATCTTCCGAAAGAAACAAGAAGGTATATATTAAAAATTTTGGCAATGTCGTTTTTATTTAACAGTGATGATTTTATTCAATATACAAACGCTTATCTTTTAAACAGCGGAGTAATTTCTGATTTGAAGCCGGTTGAAGTTCCTCCGGGAACATCGCTTTATTATGTAAGTAAAATTTTAAATGTTCCGTATAGGGAAATAAGAAAATATAATTTGCATTTAAATTATTCCTTTTCACCGCCGTATAAATATTATATTTATATTCCGTATAAAAAATTAGCAGAGTTTAAATTGAAATTTCATCCTAAACGATTCTTTATGGTCTATAAGGTTAAAAAGGGTGATACGTTAAGTAAAATTGCAAGTAAATATGATACTAAAGTAAGAATTATTAAAGATTTTAATAAAATAGGGCGATTTTTACGTATAGGTCAAAAACTTGTTATTCCACTGAATAGTATCTATGTAAAATATAAAGTTAAAAAAGGCGATTCCCTAAGAAAAATAGCAAGAGAGTTCGGTATAGACTATAAAAAACTCATAAAAGTAAACGAATTAAAAAATACTACTATAAGAGTAGGGCAAATATTAAAAGTACCACAAGGACTTAAATGA
- the mog gene encoding molybdopterin adenylyltransferase: MVKIAVVTMSDRASAGIYEDKSGKEIEKFLNENITNKFEIVYKLIPDDYDTIVNTLKEMVDQNCSLILTTGGTGPAPRDVTPEATKEVIEKELPGFGELMRMHSLKYVPTSILARGTAGVVKNSFILNLPGSPKAIKENLEAVWAAIPYAIDLIGGAFIESPSAFRPKKKK, encoded by the coding sequence ATGGTCAAAATAGCTGTAGTTACAATGAGCGACAGAGCAAGTGCCGGAATATATGAAGACAAAAGCGGCAAAGAAATAGAAAAATTCTTAAATGAAAATATTACAAATAAATTCGAAATTGTTTACAAACTGATACCTGATGATTATGACACAATCGTAAACACTTTAAAAGAAATGGTTGATCAAAACTGCTCTTTAATACTTACAACGGGCGGAACAGGCCCCGCACCAAGAGACGTAACGCCTGAAGCCACAAAAGAAGTGATTGAAAAAGAGCTTCCGGGATTCGGAGAGCTTATGAGAATGCACTCGTTAAAATACGTTCCGACTTCAATACTCGCAAGAGGAACGGCGGGAGTTGTTAAAAACAGTTTTATTTTAAACCTCCCGGGCTCACCTAAAGCCATAAAAGAAAATCTTGAAGCGGTCTGGGCTGCTATTCCATACGCAATAGATTTAATCGGCGGAGCATTTATTGAAAGCCCAAGCGCATTCAGGCCTAAGAAGAAAAAATGA
- the folP gene encoding dihydropteroate synthase: MKVYKLNCDIDLSKLLLKIGVDKPGIEIMKKKKSEFLFYIKDMNCGAANILKQDALSIGAELAVPMGVPNCKNNSFDAVLMCNKKQLELLVKKELAQPFKLKILAKELKEFIDLPKFPLKIMGVINANEDSFFEGSRFKGSNAVREIENMINDGAKIIDIGGVSSRPGSVYPGVEEELKRVKPIIDEIYNSKLYEKAVFSIDTFEAEVLEYALERGFKIANDITGLESDEYAKVAAKYGASVIIMHKKGNPKDMQKNPFYENVILEVDEFFQRRIEKAKSFGIKDIVLDVGIGFGKRLEDNIALIKHMEHFLHFGYELLIGASRKSMIDMIMQKEGLTTTPAQRLPGTLIIHTEAVRNGASIVRCHDVKEHFQALKVFEAIRDFDV, from the coding sequence TTGAAAGTTTATAAACTTAACTGTGACATTGATTTATCTAAATTATTACTCAAAATAGGAGTCGATAAGCCCGGCATTGAAATAATGAAAAAGAAAAAAAGCGAATTTTTGTTTTATATAAAAGACATGAACTGCGGCGCCGCTAATATTTTAAAACAGGACGCATTAAGTATAGGTGCTGAACTTGCCGTACCTATGGGGGTTCCTAACTGTAAAAACAACAGTTTTGACGCGGTGCTTATGTGTAATAAAAAACAGCTTGAACTCCTTGTGAAAAAAGAGCTTGCCCAGCCTTTTAAACTGAAAATATTAGCCAAAGAGCTTAAAGAATTTATTGATTTACCTAAATTTCCGCTTAAAATTATGGGTGTGATTAACGCAAATGAAGACTCTTTTTTTGAAGGCAGCAGATTTAAAGGCTCTAATGCAGTAAGAGAAATAGAAAATATGATCAACGACGGAGCAAAAATAATAGATATCGGAGGAGTTTCGAGCAGACCGGGAAGCGTGTATCCCGGTGTTGAAGAAGAACTGAAAAGAGTAAAACCGATAATTGATGAAATATACAATTCCAAACTTTATGAAAAAGCGGTTTTCAGTATCGATACATTTGAAGCGGAAGTGCTTGAATATGCGCTTGAGAGGGGATTCAAAATAGCAAACGACATCACGGGCCTTGAAAGTGACGAATATGCAAAAGTAGCAGCCAAATACGGTGCGAGTGTAATAATCATGCATAAAAAAGGAAATCCTAAAGATATGCAGAAAAACCCTTTTTATGAGAACGTGATTTTAGAGGTGGATGAATTTTTTCAAAGAAGAATAGAAAAAGCAAAAAGTTTTGGAATAAAAGATATAGTTTTGGATGTGGGGATAGGGTTTGGTAAAAGACTTGAAGACAATATAGCTTTGATTAAGCATATGGAGCATTTCCTGCATTTCGGATACGAACTTTTAATAGGTGCAAGCAGAAAAAGCATGATAGATATGATAATGCAAAAAGAAGGTCTCACAACCACTCCCGCACAGAGGCTTCCGGGTACGTTGATTATTCATACCGAAGCTGTGAGAAACGGTGCGAGCATAGTCAGATGCCATGATGTAAAAGAGCATTTTCAGGCTTTAAAAGTATTTGAAGCGATTAGGGATTTTGATGTATAG
- a CDS encoding HobA family DNA replication regulator, with protein MDINHFTLKLIRDKNIKWMEEKRLEWVPLVSDFISNVIEGKSVLLITDYKRKWFSDYIINKINNFQDFKPSFIPIYDLQKLVPQLEHARTDEHYEMIEDMLSISFSDNYIFWYIGVETPKLRFARNKPNSFFWIMDMDLHKNFFLKSLDENLDKKLLDLADILNETLKAAIFGEVEI; from the coding sequence ATGGATATAAATCATTTCACTCTCAAACTGATTAGAGATAAAAACATTAAATGGATGGAAGAAAAGAGGCTTGAATGGGTGCCTCTTGTCAGCGATTTTATTTCTAATGTTATTGAGGGGAAAAGTGTTCTTTTAATTACCGATTATAAAAGAAAGTGGTTTAGCGATTATATAATCAATAAAATCAATAACTTTCAGGATTTCAAACCTTCTTTTATTCCTATATACGATTTACAAAAGCTGGTTCCCCAGCTTGAACATGCAAGAACGGACGAACATTATGAAATGATAGAGGATATGCTTTCAATCAGTTTCAGTGATAATTATATTTTCTGGTATATCGGAGTGGAAACGCCGAAACTCAGATTTGCAAGAAATAAGCCTAATTCATTTTTTTGGATAATGGATATGGATTTGCATAAAAACTTCTTTTTAAAGTCTCTTGATGAAAATTTGGATAAAAAGCTTCTTGATTTGGCGGACATTCTAAACGAAACGCTCAAAGCCGCAATATTCGGAGAGGTTGAAATTTGA